A region of Malaciobacter marinus DNA encodes the following proteins:
- a CDS encoding P-II family nitrogen regulator translates to MKKIEAIIKPFKLEDVKDSLSEAGITGMTVSDVKGYGRQQGHSELYRGAEYVVDFLPKIKLELIVAEDQVDNTISIITESAKTGKIGDGKIFVSSIEKVVRIRTGEEDEEAI, encoded by the coding sequence GTGAAGAAAATAGAAGCAATTATTAAACCATTTAAATTAGAAGATGTAAAAGATTCATTAAGTGAAGCTGGTATTACAGGTATGACAGTTTCTGATGTAAAAGGTTATGGAAGACAACAAGGTCACTCTGAACTTTATAGAGGTGCTGAGTATGTTGTAGATTTTTTACCAAAGATTAAATTAGAGCTTATTGTTGCTGAAGATCAAGTAGATAATACAATCTCTATAATTACAGAATCAGCAAAAACAGGAAAAATCGGTGATGGTAAGATTTTTGTTAGTAGCATTGAAAAAGTTGTAAGAATTAGAACAGGAGAAGAAGACGAGGAAGCTATTTAA